One part of the Phoenix dactylifera cultivar Barhee BC4 chromosome 4, palm_55x_up_171113_PBpolish2nd_filt_p, whole genome shotgun sequence genome encodes these proteins:
- the LOC103714201 gene encoding calcineurin B-like protein 7 isoform X1 — protein MGCISTKHAKHTPGYEDPKVLSTETTCEFILANAIFFTVSEVEALYELYKKLSFSIIKDGLIHKEEFQLALFRNSKKQNLFADRVFDLFDVKRNGVIDFGEFVRSLSIFHPDAPEEDKIAFAFRLYDLRQTGYIERDELKEMVLALLNESDLFLSDEVVEQIVDKTFSEADSKGDGIIDLDEWKEFVKKNPSMLRNMTLPYLKDITLAFPSFVMNSEVKNEDVAIQ, from the exons ATGGGCTGCATCTCTACAAAGCACGCCAAACACACACCTGGATACGAAGATCCAAAAGTCCTTTCTACTGAGACAACTTGTGAGTTTATTCTTGCTAATGCCATATTTT TTACTGTGAGTGAAGTAGAAGCTTTATATGAGCTATATAAAAAGTTGAGTTTTTCGATAATCAAAGATGGGCTAATACACAAG GAAGAATTCCAACTTGCGCTGTTCAGGAATAGCAAGAAGCAAAATCTGTTTGCAGACAGG gtatttgacttgtttGATGTCAAACGCAATGGGGTTATTGATTTTGGAGAATTTGTTCGATCACTTAGCATTTTCCACCCTGATGCTCCAGAAGAAGATAAAATTGCAT TTGCATTTAGATTGTATGACTTGAGGCAGACAGGATACATTGAACGTGATGAG TTGAAGGAGATGGTGCTGGCTCTTTTGAATGAATCAGATTTGTTTCTTTCAGATGAAGTTGTTGAACAAATTGTTGATAAG ACATTCAGTGAGGCAGATTCAAAAGGTGATGGAATAATAGACCTAGATGAATGGAAGgagtttgttaaaaaaaatccatctaTGTTGCGGAACATGACTCTTCCATACTTAAA GGACATAACCTTGGCGTTTCCCAGCTTTGTTATGAATTCTGAAGTCAAGAATGAAGACGTGGCAATCCAGTAA
- the LOC103714201 gene encoding calcineurin B-like protein 7 isoform X2 has product MGCISTKHAKHTPGYEDPKVLSTETTFTVSEVEALYELYKKLSFSIIKDGLIHKEEFQLALFRNSKKQNLFADRVFDLFDVKRNGVIDFGEFVRSLSIFHPDAPEEDKIAFAFRLYDLRQTGYIERDELKEMVLALLNESDLFLSDEVVEQIVDKTFSEADSKGDGIIDLDEWKEFVKKNPSMLRNMTLPYLKDITLAFPSFVMNSEVKNEDVAIQ; this is encoded by the exons ATGGGCTGCATCTCTACAAAGCACGCCAAACACACACCTGGATACGAAGATCCAAAAGTCCTTTCTACTGAGACAACTT TTACTGTGAGTGAAGTAGAAGCTTTATATGAGCTATATAAAAAGTTGAGTTTTTCGATAATCAAAGATGGGCTAATACACAAG GAAGAATTCCAACTTGCGCTGTTCAGGAATAGCAAGAAGCAAAATCTGTTTGCAGACAGG gtatttgacttgtttGATGTCAAACGCAATGGGGTTATTGATTTTGGAGAATTTGTTCGATCACTTAGCATTTTCCACCCTGATGCTCCAGAAGAAGATAAAATTGCAT TTGCATTTAGATTGTATGACTTGAGGCAGACAGGATACATTGAACGTGATGAG TTGAAGGAGATGGTGCTGGCTCTTTTGAATGAATCAGATTTGTTTCTTTCAGATGAAGTTGTTGAACAAATTGTTGATAAG ACATTCAGTGAGGCAGATTCAAAAGGTGATGGAATAATAGACCTAGATGAATGGAAGgagtttgttaaaaaaaatccatctaTGTTGCGGAACATGACTCTTCCATACTTAAA GGACATAACCTTGGCGTTTCCCAGCTTTGTTATGAATTCTGAAGTCAAGAATGAAGACGTGGCAATCCAGTAA